Proteins encoded in a region of the Enoplosus armatus isolate fEnoArm2 chromosome 16, fEnoArm2.hap1, whole genome shotgun sequence genome:
- the cckb gene encoding cholecystokinin: MTAGLCVCVVLAVLCTSCLGLPFSSQLLDESQRSISAPSEALLEADTHTLGEPHLQHSRSAPQLKALPLAEEDADSRANLSELLARLISSRKGSVRRNSTANNRGNGLSANHRIADRDYLGWMDFGRRSAEEYEYSS, from the exons atgactgcagggctgtgtgtgtgtgtcgtgctgGCAGTCCTGTGTACGAGCTGTTTGGGGCTCCCCTTCTCCTCGCAGCTCCTAGACGAGAGCCAGCGCTCCATCTCCGCTCCTTCTGAAG CTCTCCTGGAGGCTGACACCCACACCTTGGGAGAGCCCCACCTCCAACACAGCCGCTCTGCCCCCCAGCTGAAAGCTCTTCCTCTGGCTGAGGAGGATGCCGACTCCCGAGCCAACCTCAGCGAGCTGCTGGCAAGACTCATCTCCTCcaggaaag GTTCTGTGCGCAGAAACTCCACGGCAAACAACAGAGGCAACGGACTGAGTGCCAACCACCGGATAGCAGACAGGGACTACTTGGGGTGGATGGATTTCGGACGCCGCAGTGCAGAGGAGTACGAGTACTCCTCGTAA